CTTCCTGCTGCTGCGTGGACGCCTGCCCGGAAGCGCGCCGGTTCCCGGCAACGCCACCGACCTCGGGCGCCCGGCGACCTTCGGCGCCACCGTCTGGCTCGATGTCGAGCCGACGGCTCATCGGCTCTCCCTCGAGCTCGCCTACCCGGCGCAGGCACGGCCGGCGCAGGAGATCGACGTCGCCATCACCCTGAAGGACCCGGCCGGCAAACCGCTCGCCGGCGAGGTCACGCTCTGGCTCGTCGACCAGGCGGTCCTGGCGCTCGGTCGCGAGCAGCGGCTCGACCCGGTACCGAGCTTCCTCACCGCCGTGACGAGCTACTTCTCGGCTCGCGACACGCGCTCGCTGGTCTTCGGCTACCTGCCGTTCGCCAAGCAGCCCGGCGGCGACGAGGGCGAAGAGAGCAAGTCGCTGCTCGACCGGCAGACGGTGCGCAAGAACTTCCAGCCGGTGCCGTACTACAACCCGGCGATCGCCGTCGGGCCGGACGGCGTCGCCCGCGTCAAAGTGAAGCTCCCCGACGACCTGACCAATTTCATGCTGCGCGCCAAGGCGGTCGCCGGCAACGAGCGCCTCGGCTTCGCCACGGGCAAGATCGAGGTTCGCCAACCGGTCGTCCTGCAACCCTCGCTGCCCCGCTTCGTCCGGCCAGGCGACCTCTTCTCGGCCACCGCCGTCGGCCGCCTGCTCGAAGGGGCCGCCGGCGCCGGACGTGCCGAGGCGCGACTCGAAGGGCTCGAACCGCGAGGGGAGACGCACGCGACCTTCGAGTGGACGGCCAATCGCCCGACACGGCTCGACTTCCCGGTCTCCGTGCCCACACCCGGCTACGACGCCGAGGGCCGGCTGACGCGACGCGAGGTGGTCGTGCGCATGGGTGCCGAACGGACGAGCGATAACGCCGGCGATGCCTTCGAGGTCCGCCTGCCGATCCGCGACGACCGCGATCGCGTCGTCCTGCGCGCCCTCGGCGAGCTCAAGGCGGGCGAGGCGTGGAAGCTCCCGGAGCCCACAGAAGCGACGCGACCCGGCTCGCTCAAGCGCAAGCTCCTGGTGTCGAACGACCCGGCGCTCGCCGCCATGTCCGCCGGCCTCGACTTCCTCCTCGCCTACCCCTACGGCTGCACCGAGCAACGGCTCGCCACCACGCGCGCCCAGGTGGCGCTCAAGCGGTTCCGCGAGTTGCTCCATCTCGAGGGAGGAGAGAAGCAGCTCGACCGCGCGGTGGCCGACACGATGGCCTGGCTGCCGCTCGTCCAGCAGCCGAGCGGGCTCCTGTCGTACTGGCCGGGCGGCTCCGCCTCGGTGTCGCTGACCGCGTGGGCCGCCGAGTTCCTCGCCGAAGCGCGCGACGCCGGCTACACGGTCGATGCGGGCGTCGAGGAGCGGGCGCTGCGCGCACTGGCCCAGGCGCTGCGCTCCGACTACTCCGGCTTCCTCGACGGCGAGGCCTGGGCGGAGCGCACCTGGGCGCTACGCGCGCTGGCGCGTTCCGGCAAGTTCGACCCGGCCTACGGCAACGAGCTCGCGCGACGCGCCCAGATGCTCGACCTCGAGAACGTGGCGAGCGTGCTCACCGCGTTCGACCGCGCCGGCAAGGGCGACTCGCCGGCGCTGCCGCCGCTCGAAGAGACGTTGTGGAAGGGGTTCGTCGTGCGGCTCTGGCAGGGTCGGGAGACCTACGGCGGGCTGCAGACCGGCCGGCGCGCCGCAAGCTCGCTCATCCTTCCTTCGGAGACCCGGACGATCGCCGAGATGACGCGCGCGCTCGTTCCGCGTGCTTCCGGAGCCGAAGAGGAGAAGCGGCTGGCCATCCTCAGCGACGCCCTCGTCGCGCTCGGGCGCGGCGATGGCTGGGGCTCGACCAACGCCAACGCCGCGGCGATCCTCGCCCTCTCCGAGCTCCTCGCGCACGGACGGCCCGGCGCACCGGAGGCGAGCGCGACACTGCGCACCGTCGACGGCGAGCGGCACCTCGCGCTTTCCGAGCGCGAGCCGACCGCCTACTGGACGTCGACGCGGCCGGGAGCCGCCGAGCTGATGCTCGCCGCGACAGGAGCCGGCAAGGTCCTGGCGCGCGCCGAGGCGAGCTACCTGCCCGCCGCCGACGGGAGCCAGGCGGCGGCACGGCGGGACGGCTTCGTGGTCACCCGCGAGCAGCTGGTGCTGCGCGGCGAAGCGGCCCCGGGCAGCGCGATCGTGCCGGAGCGGATCGCTCTCGACCAGCCGGGCAAGAGCGTGGCACTCACCGTCGGCGAGGTGGTCGAAGAGCACGTGCAGGTCGTCAACCCGCAGGACCGCACCTACGTCGCCGTGGCCGTGCCGCTCGCCGCGGGGTTCGAGCCGCTCAACCCGAACCTCGAGACGGCACCGCCGGAGGCCAAGCCCGCGGGCCAGCTCACCTTGGCGCCGACCTACGCCTCGTACCTCGACGACCAGGTGACCTGGTACTTCGACTCGCTGCCGAAGGGCACCTACGACTTCTACTTCCGCGTTCGTGCCCAGATCCCCGGCAGCTTCATCCAGCCGCCGGCCAAGGCCGAGGCGATGTACGACGCCAGCCAGATCGGCACCAGCCCCGGCGCGCGGGTGGAAGTGAGGCCGAAGCCGTAGCGAGCGGCTGGACGAGGGGCGTCGCTCGCGCGGGGCCTCTCGTCCAGCACCGCCGTCGCCGTGTCGCAAATGACTGACGTAGCTCCACTTGCCAAGTCCCTGGCACCTTTCTTGGCGGGCTGAGGTCGACGCTCGCGGTCACCTCCCGTCCCGTTCTCCAGCAACCCGGCCGATGCCGGTCACCTGGCGGAAGATCGCCAAGAAGGATCGAGGCCCGCGGCCTCAGACAATCCAGAATCTGACCTGCTGCTCCTCGAGGAAGCTCCGCGCTCCGCTGCCCTGGAGGTAGGCGAGGGTCGAGAGCGTACCGGCCTCGAGACAGGAACGGGCGACGACGGTGACCGACCGCGGGGCGCCCTGGACCGGCCAGCCGGTGCGTGGGTCGAGGATGTGGCCGAGGCGCTTGCCGCGCCAACGCACGAAGCGTCGGGCATCGCCGCTGGTCGCCAACCCCGCGCAGGCGAGGTCGAGGCGAACCAGGGCAGCCCGGCCGGAGCGTTCCGGGTCGTCGATCCCGATGCTCCAGGTGCGGCCGCCCCGTCGGAGATGGCCGACGCAGAGGTCGCCGCCGAAGTTCACCACCGTCGAGGCCGAGGAGCGAGCGGCGAGCAGCGCCGCCACCCGGTCGACGGCGTACTCCTTGCCGAGGCCGCCGAAGTCGATCTCCATCCCCGCCGGCAGCGTGAGCTCGGGATCGCTCCAGCCGACCTTCGACCACCCCACGAGCGCGAGACACTCGCCGATCGCCCGCGCCGACGGGATCTGCGTGCCACCGTCGAACGACCAGATCCGCCGCAGGACTCCCGAGGTGATGTCGAACCGCCCGCCCGAGAGCTCCCAGCAGGTGGCGGCGTAGTGGAGCAACTGCGCGGTCTCCTCGTCGACGCAGACCGGCCGGCCCCCTGCGAGATGGATCTGGTGGACGACGCTGTCATCACGATAACGGCTGAACTTGCGCTCGACGCGCCGCGCTTCCTCCGCCGCGATCGCGACGAGCGCCGTCGCCTCCTCGCGATCGTCGGTGTCGACGAGGACCGAGCAAGGGCTCGCCATCGCCGAGAACCGTCCGACGAAGTAGTCCTCGACGCGCTCGGTCGCCGGAGGCAGCTCCGGCGACCGGGCGACGTCGTGCGGGCGAGCGGACAGGAGCGGCCCTCAGAAGCGGCGCGAGTAGGCAACGACCAGCGCGACGCTGTTGACTCCCGGCGCCAGGTCGAATCGGCGCTGCACGCCGATCGCGCCGTCCGGCGAGCCGTCCCCCTGTTGCCGGATGTAGTCCGCCCGCACCGTCCATTCCCCGGGGCTCTCGAACGCCCGGAAGGTGAAGGCGGCTCCCAGGGTGACCGAGCTCAGCTTGCCCAGCCGGTAATCGGCGGTGGCGAACTCCGGCAGATCGGCCCCTTGGACCAGCCCGGCGGTGAAGAAGTTGGCCGCCGTCTGCTGATAGAGCCGCAGCCGCGGCTCGAGGTACCAGCCGTCGCCGAGGTCGTGTCGGTACTTCAGCTCGAGGGTGTGGGAGCGCACGTCCCACGAGTCCCAGTAATAGCGGTAGGTGCTGTAGAAGATGTCGTCGGTCAGATGGTAGACCGAGCTCAGCAGCAGCGAGTTGCGGTCGCGCGTCGACGGCCGCTTGTCGGTGAGCTGGCCGACCGGAACGCCGGTGCGCGGGTCCATCAGGCTGATCACTTTGTACGGCTCGGTGAGGTAGCCCCGCTCGGCGGTGCGCGAGGCGTCGAGCGCCACCATCCAGCGGCGCGAGAGGATGCGCGACAGGCCGAACAGCACGCTCGTCGAGCGCTTCGAGTTGTTCCGGTCGACGAGCACGTTGCCGTCGGAAAGACCCTCGGGTGTCCCGCCGAGGGGCGAGACGCGGTCCTCGTTGACGCCGGCTCCGACGGTGAGGGTGAAGAGCTTCTGCATCAGGTCGAAGGTGACCTTGCCGTTCGCCCCGAGCGACTCGTAGTCCTTCTCGTGGGAAGCGTGCAACCCGATCGTCGAGGCCGCGAGCCTGCCGAGAGGCGCCTGCCATTCGCCGTCGAGCGCCACGCGCTGGTCCTGAAAGTCGTTCAACGGGATCTCTCCGGCGGCCGAGGTGGTGACGCGACCGGAGGCACTCGTGTGCGTCTGCACGCTGCCCGACGGCAGCGCGCCCGTCGGCGAGGCGCCGGTGATCACGTCCACGGTGAGCTGCCCCGAGAGCGACTGCCCGTTGCCGAA
This genomic window from Holophagales bacterium contains:
- a CDS encoding FAD:protein FMN transferase; the encoded protein is MASPCSVLVDTDDREEATALVAIAAEEARRVERKFSRYRDDSVVHQIHLAGGRPVCVDEETAQLLHYAATCWELSGGRFDITSGVLRRIWSFDGGTQIPSARAIGECLALVGWSKVGWSDPELTLPAGMEIDFGGLGKEYAVDRVAALLAARSSASTVVNFGGDLCVGHLRRGGRTWSIGIDDPERSGRAALVRLDLACAGLATSGDARRFVRWRGKRLGHILDPRTGWPVQGAPRSVTVVARSCLEAGTLSTLAYLQGSGARSFLEEQQVRFWIV
- a CDS encoding DUF3570 domain-containing protein; its protein translation is MQLEERDAAAATAPAPGGEVTPSLRDRLGKAALALLLVPAAASAESTQPANQLDITTLLYGEQGRAQVYEPIVRASRLFGNGQSLSGQLTVDVITGASPTGALPSGSVQTHTSASGRVTTSAAGEIPLNDFQDQRVALDGEWQAPLGRLAASTIGLHASHEKDYESLGANGKVTFDLMQKLFTLTVGAGVNEDRVSPLGGTPEGLSDGNVLVDRNNSKRSTSVLFGLSRILSRRWMVALDASRTAERGYLTEPYKVISLMDPRTGVPVGQLTDKRPSTRDRNSLLLSSVYHLTDDIFYSTYRYYWDSWDVRSHTLELKYRHDLGDGWYLEPRLRLYQQTAANFFTAGLVQGADLPEFATADYRLGKLSSVTLGAAFTFRAFESPGEWTVRADYIRQQGDGSPDGAIGVQRRFDLAPGVNSVALVVAYSRRF